From Desulfobacterales bacterium, the proteins below share one genomic window:
- a CDS encoding branched-chain amino acid ABC transporter permease, which translates to MNQVSGLTDIIQFMVMGVQRGAIYAMVAMGFNIIYNATGIINFAQGEFVVLGGLMMVTLTMALNLALPLAFILTVIVVTAVGILMERLTINPVKTPSVLRLIIITIAVSILLKGAAMIIWGKGSHYMNHFTDAPPIEFMGAYILPQTLWIVGILLCVVVGLVVFFNYTMIGKCIRACAINRDAARLAGINDRKMVMLSFALSAGIGAIAGIIVTPIIQMDYGRGALLGLKGFGAAVLGGLGNSMGAVVAGVLLGILEAMGAGYISSHYMDAMALLILLIVLFIKPSGIFGSSEAMRLKEF; encoded by the coding sequence ATGAATCAGGTCAGCGGCTTGACCGATATTATTCAGTTTATGGTTATGGGCGTCCAGCGCGGCGCCATCTACGCCATGGTGGCCATGGGGTTTAACATTATCTATAATGCCACCGGTATTATCAATTTCGCCCAGGGCGAATTTGTGGTGCTCGGCGGTTTGATGATGGTCACGCTGACCATGGCATTGAACCTGGCCCTGCCGCTTGCCTTTATCCTGACTGTGATTGTGGTTACCGCCGTGGGTATCCTGATGGAGCGCCTGACCATTAATCCGGTCAAGACCCCGTCTGTGCTGCGGCTGATTATCATTACCATTGCGGTTTCCATTCTTTTAAAAGGCGCGGCCATGATCATCTGGGGAAAGGGCTCCCACTATATGAACCACTTTACCGATGCCCCGCCCATTGAATTTATGGGGGCCTATATCCTGCCGCAGACCCTATGGATCGTTGGCATTCTTCTTTGTGTGGTCGTTGGCCTGGTGGTGTTTTTTAACTATACCATGATCGGCAAATGCATCCGGGCGTGCGCCATAAACCGGGATGCGGCGCGGCTGGCGGGGATTAACGACCGGAAGATGGTTATGCTCTCCTTTGCCTTGTCCGCCGGCATCGGCGCCATTGCGGGCATCATTGTCACACCGATTATACAGATGGATTACGGCCGCGGCGCGCTTTTGGGCTTAAAGGGATTCGGCGCGGCGGTTCTGGGCGGTCTGGGCAACAGTATGGGGGCCGTGGTAGCCGGTGTGCTGCTGGGCATCCTCGAAGCCATGGGGGCCGGCTACATTTCTTCGCACTACATGGACGCCATGGCCCTTTTAATTCTGCTGATTGTCCTTTTTATCAAGCCAAGCGGCATATTCGGCAGTTCCGAGGCCATGCGGTTGAAAGAGTTCTGA